From one Rosa rugosa chromosome 4, drRosRugo1.1, whole genome shotgun sequence genomic stretch:
- the LOC133745090 gene encoding glutathione S-transferase U7-like translates to MMHCFDMLYSPTLLETQYQSNELQRETQRDAYEFRKLGEVKVLGASLSIFCCRIEWALKHKGITYEYIEEDLRNKSTLLLKSNPVHKKIPVLLHGDKPVAESLIILEYIDETWRENPLMPDDPSEKAMVRFWAKYVDEKCVISAWTASRTKGHEQEKAIESTQESLKLLNKLIEGKTFFGGETMGFLDLVVGSLPNWIKFIEEFVGIKLFDTKELSFLHEWAQRFTEIPIIKESIPMKEDLLNYFRAQQNAK, encoded by the exons ATGATGCATTGTTTTGATATGTTGTATTCTCCAACGCTTCTGGAAACTCAGTACCAAAGCAATGAACTACAGAGGGAAACTCAGAGAGATGCATATGAGTTCAGAAAGCT GGGAGAAGTTAAAGTTCTTGGAGCATCTCTAAGTATTTTTTGCTGCAGAATTGAATGGGCTCTGAAGCACAAAGGGATAACCTACGAGTACATAGAAGAAGACTTGAGAAACAAGAGTACCCTGCTCCTCAAGTCAAACCCTGTCCATAAGAAAATCCCAGTGCTTCTGCACGGTGATAAACCAGTTGCAGAGTCCCTTATCATCCTTGAGTATATAGATGAAACATGGAGGGAGAACCCTCTAATGCCAGATGATCCTTCTGAAAAAGCAATGGTGCGATTTTGGGCAAAATATGTTGACGAGAAG TGTGTGATCAGTGCATGGACTGCTAGCCGTACAAAAGGCCATGAACAAGAGAAAGCAATAGAGTCAACACAAGAATCACTCAAACTTCTGAATAAGCTCATTGAAGGCAAGACCTTTTTTGGAGGAGAAACCATGGGTTTCCTAGACTTAGTGGTGGGATCTTTACCTAACTGGATCAAATTCATAGAAGAATTTGTTGGCATAAAGCTATTTGATACGAAAGAGTTGTCATTTCTTCATGAATGGGCACAGAGATTCACTGAAATTCCAATAATCAAAGAAAGTATTCCAATGAAGGAAGATCTCCTCAATTACTTTCGAGCTCAGCAGAATGCCAAATGA
- the LOC133743552 gene encoding loganic acid O-methyltransferase-like, translated as MTTPTIQYAIHRETERNKEMAAENTSKVFEAHPMKGGDGPNSYTKNSILQRASVDAAKELLNKAIAEKLDIESFLPSKSFRIADLGCSTGPNTFMAVGNILEAVESKYRSQGLNSQIPDFQVFFNDHASNDFNMLFQSLPQNRQYHAAGVPGSFYKQVLPNASINFAYSSTAIQWLSRVPTAVADSNSPAWNKGRIHYSNATDEVKRAYETQYSDDMESFLQARAQEIVYGGLIVLTFPGRHSDTPHSDALPNMVLQLLGASLMDLVRKGVVSEEKVDSFNIPVYSMSTKELAAAVERNGCFSIEMVADLLVPRVDDTSSMPQLIASHIRAGMEGILKQQFGEELLDELFNLYREKCEEHISTTNTGKPVNFLVVLRRKED; from the exons ATGACGACCCCTACAATACAGTATGCAATACacagagaaacagagagaaacAAAGAGATGGCAGCAGAGAATACCAGTAAAGTCTTTGAAGCACATCCTATGAAAGGTGGAGATGGCCCCAATAGCTATACAAAAAACTCCATTCTGCAG AGAGCTTCTGTTGATGCTGCCAAAGAACTTCTGAACAAGGCAATTGCAGAAAAGCTGGACATCGAAAGTTTCTTACCTTCCAAGTCTTTTCGCATTGCAGATCTGGGTTGCTCTACTGGACCAAATACTTTTATGGCAGTTGGAAACATACTTGAAGCTGTGGAGTCCAAGTATCGAAGCCAAGGGCTGAATTCTCAGATTCCCGACTTTCAAGTGTTCTTTAATGATCATGCCTCAAATGACTTTAACATGCTCTTCCAGTCCCTCCCTCAGAACAGGCAATACCATGCAGCCGGTGTACCAGGTTCTTTCTACAAACAGGTGTTACCTAATGCTTCCATTAACTTTGCTTACTCTTCTACTGCCATTCAATGGCTCTCTAGAGTACCAACAGCAGTAGCAGATAGTAATAGTCCTGCGTGGAACAAAGGACGCATTCATTACTCAAATGCCACAGATGAAGTAAAAAGGGCTTATGAAACTCAATATAGTGATGACATGGAGAGCTTCCTGCAAGCCAGGGCACAAGAGATTGTGTACGGAGGATTAATTGTACTTACATTTCCAGGCCGCCACAGTGACACCCCTCATTCTGATGCTCTGCCAAACATGGTCTTACAGCTTTTAGGAGCCTCCCTCATGGACTTGGTTAGAAAG GGAGTAGTTAGCGAAGAGAAGGTAGATTCATTTAACATACCTGTGTATTCAATGTCAACCAAAGAACTAGCAGCTGCTGTAGAAAGAAATGGATGTTTTAGCATAGAGATGGTGGCAGACTTGCTTGTTCCCCGGGTAGATGACACTAGCTCAATGCCACAACTAATTGCCTCTCACATTAGAGCTGGCATGGAGGGGATATTGAAGCAGCAATTTGGAGAGGAACTTTTAGATGAGCTCTTCAATTTGTATCGGGAAAAATGTGAAGAGCATATCTCCACCACAAACACAGGGAAGCCAGTTAACTTCCTTGTGGTGCTTAGACGCAAGGAAGATTGA
- the LOC133744004 gene encoding uncharacterized protein LOC133744004, whose product MALSSSQAFLRPSNFPLQIPTHAKAINFNLPRFPTSRTRAALEGNDQIAIATPLPVQEPLLSREVEESVKVLKNAAKTRKVAAEEILAALSVLENAKLDASGFLETLGGTESPGRTWMLIFTSGKKLKGGRYFPITAVQRFDAAGKRIENGVYLGPIGALTFEGRLSWSKRILAFVFESIRIKIGSLKPLEISLGQKDDREPSTKDPFFIWFYIDEELAVARGKSGGTAFWCRCHRVMS is encoded by the exons ATGGCTCTGAGTTCTTCTCAAGCATTTCTCAGACCCTCAAATTTTCCTCTCCAAATTCCAACTCATGCCAAAGCCATAAACTTTAATCTCCCCAGGTTTCCAACATCAAGAACCAGAGCAGCCCTGGAAGGAAATGACCAAATTGCCATAGCCACCCCTCTGCCTGTTCAGGAACCACTGCTCAGCAGA GAAGTTGAGGAGAGTGTGAAAGTGCTCAAGAATGCTGCAAAAACAAGAAAGGTTGCAGCAGAGGAGATTCTGGCAGCTCTATCTGTGCTTGAGAATGCAAAACTGGACGCTTCTGGGTTTCTTGAAACGCTTGGTGGGACAGAATCACCAGGGAGAACTTGGATGCTCATTTTTACTTCTGGG AAGAAATTGAAGGGTGGTAGATACTTCCCTATTACTGCTGTTCAGCGGTTCGATGCTGCT GGAAAGAGAATTGAGAATGGAGTATATCTTGGGCCAATTGGAGCCTTAACATTTGAAGGAAGACTTTCTTGGAGCAAGAGAATACTGGCCTTTGTTTTTGAGAGCATTAGGATAAAAATTGGAAGTTTGAAACCTTTGGAGATCAGTCTAGGCCAAAAGGATGACAGAGAGCCTAGCACCAAGGATCCTTTCTTTATATGGTTTTACATTGATGAAGAATTAGCAGTTGCTCGAGGAAAAAGTGGGGGGACTGCTTTCTGGTGCCGCTGTCATCGTGTAATGTCTtga
- the LOC133743551 gene encoding ATP synthase subunit beta, mitochondrial-like, which yields MSSSRKLLSTLLRTSLRRTSSSSSSAAARPALSRSPITRSPGYLLSRAAHYSTSSAAAVSAPPKSGTPSTTGKITDEFTGKGSIGQVCQVIGAVVDVRFQDGLPPILTALEVLDNSIRLVLEVAQHLGENMVRTIAMDGTEGLVRGQRVLNTGSPITVPVGRATLGRIMNVIGEPIDHRGELKTDHSLPIHREAPAFVEQATEQQILVTGIKVVDLLAPYQRGGKIGLFGGAGVGKTVLIMELINNVAKAHGGFSVFAGVGERTREGNDLYREMIESGVIKLGEKQSDSKCALVYGQMNEPPGARARVGLTGLTVAEHFRDAEGQDVLLFIDNIFRFTQANSEVSALLGRIPSAVGYQPTLATDLGGLQERITTTKKGSITSVQAIYVPADDLTDPAPATTFAHLDATTVLSRQISELGIYPAVDPLDSTSRMLSPHILGEEHYNTARGVQKVLQNYKNLQDIIAILGMDELSEDDKLTVARARKIQRFLSQPFHVAEVFTGAPGKYVELKESITSFQGVLDGKYDDLPEQSFYMVGGIEEVIAKAEKIAKENA from the exons ATGTCCTCCTCCCGCAAGCTCCTCTCCACCCTCCTCCGCACCTCCCTCCGCcgcacctcctcctcctcctcctccgccgccgccagGCCCGCACTCTCCAGATCCCCCATCACGCGCTCCCCCGGCTACCTCCTCTCACGCGCCGCTCACTACTccacctcctccgccgccgccgtctCCGCGCCTCCGAAATCCGGCACGCCGTCCACGACCGGCAAGATCACCGATGAGTTCACCGGCAAAGGCTCCATCGGCCAGGTCTGCCAGGTCATCGGCGCCGTCGTCGATGTCCGGTTCCAGGACGGCTTGCCGCCGATCCTGACGGCGCTGGAGGTTCTGGATAACTCGATCCGATTGGTCCTCGAGGTGGCTCAGCATCTCGGTGAGAACATGGTGAGGACTATCGCCATGGATGGGACTGAAGGACTCGTTAGAGGTCAACGAGTCCTCAACACTGGCTCTCCCATCACT GTGCCTGTTGGAAGAGCAACCCTGGGCCGAATTATGAATGTTATCGGAGAGCCTATTGATCACAGGGGTGAACTAA AGACCGATCACTCTCTGCCCATCCATAGAGAAGCGCCGGCCTTTGTTGAGCAGGCTACTGAGCAACAGATTCTTGTCACTGGAATCAAG GTtgttgatcttcttgctccttACCAAAGAGGAGGAAAGATTGGGCTCTTTGGTGGAGCTGGTGTTGGAAAGACCGTGCTTATTATGGAACTTATCAACAATGTTGCCAAAGCTCATG GTGGTTTCTCTGTGTTTGCTGGTGTGGGAGAACGTACGAGAGAGGGTAATGATTTATACCGAGAAATGATTGAAAGTGGTGTCATTAAGCTTGGAGAAAAGCAG AGTGATAGTAAGTGTGCTCTTGTATATGGTCAAATGAATGAACCTCCTGGTGCCCGTGCTCGTGTTGGGCTCACTGGCTTGACTGTGGCTGAGCATTTCCGTGATGCTGAAGGGCAAGATGTGCTTCTCTTCATTGATAACATATTCCGCTTTACTCAA GCTAACTCAGAAGTGTCTGCTTTGCTTGGTCGTATCCCATCTGCTGTCGGTTACCAACCTACGTTAGCTACTGATCTTGGAGGACTTCAAGAGCGTATTACTACAACCAAGAAGGGTTCTATTACGTCTGTTCAAGCTATTTACGTACCTGCTGATGACTTGACAGATCCGGCTCCTGCAACCACTTTTGCCCATCTTGATGCCACCACTGTGCTGTCACGACAA ATATCTGAGCTTGGAATCTATCCTGCGGTTGACCCCTTGGATTCTACATCTCGCATGCTCTCGCCTCATATTCTAGGAGAAGAACACTACAACACTGCTCGTGGTGTTCAGAAAGTTCTTCAAAACTATAAGAATCTGCAAGATATTATTGCAATTTTGGGGATGGATGAGCTTAGTGAAGATGACAAATTGACTGTTGCTCGTGCTCGTAAGATTCAACGGTTCTTGAGCCAACCTTTCCATGTGGCAGAAGTGTTCACGGGAGCTCCTGGAAAATATGTGGAGTTGAAAGAGAGCATTACCAGTTTCCAG GGAGTTCTGGATGGGAAATATGATGATCTTCCTGAGCAATCGTTCTATATGGTTGGTGGAATTGAAGAAGTCATTGCTAAGGCAGAGAAGATTGCCAAGGAAAATGCTTAG
- the LOC133744005 gene encoding probable glutathione S-transferase: MGGVKLVATTQSFFCTRVQWALKLKGVEYEFIEEDLRNKSPILLKYNPVYKKVPVLVHHDTPIAESLVILEYIDETWKENPLLPQDPCDRAAARFWAKFADEKVVFGVWTACTMEGEGKEKAIEAALESLAHLEKQIEGKKFFGGEQIGYLDLVLGWIPHWLNTMEEVGGMKLLEAEKFPCLIEWGQNFIHTPLIKECIPPREKLIEYLTASLSYLRSLAAKKP; the protein is encoded by the exons ATGGGAGGGGTGAAGCTGGTTGCTACAACTCAAAGCTTTTTCTGCACTAGGGTTCAGTGGGCTCTGAAGCTCAAAGGCGTGGAGTATGAGTTTATAGAAGAAGATTTAAGAAACAAGAGCCCCATCCTGCTCAAGTATAACCCTGTCTACAAGAAGGTCCCTGTGCTTGTGCACCATGACACACCCATTGCCGAGTCACTTGTGATCCTTGAGTACATCGATGAGACATGGAAGGAGAACCCCTTACTTCCTCAGGACCCTTGTGACAGAGCCGCAGCTCGCTTTTGGGCTAAGTTTGCTGATGAGAAG GTTGTGTTTGGAGTATGGACAGCTTGCACGATGGAAGGAGAAGGGAAGGAGAAGGCAATAGAGGCTGCTCTAGAATCACTAGCTCATCTTGAGAAGCAGATTGAAGGGAAGAAGTTTTTTGGTGGAGAACAAATAGGGTATCTGGATTTAGTACTGGGTTGGATACCTCATTGGCTCAATACTATGGAAGAAGTTGGAGGCATGAAGCTACTTGAAGCCGAGAAGTTCCCATGTCTCATTGAATGGGGTCAGAACTTCATCCATACTCCACTAATCAAAGAATGCATTCCACCCAGAGAGAAGCTTATCGAATACTTGACCGCTAGCCTCAGCTACCTGCGTTCCTTAGCAGCCAAAAAACCATGA